One Pseudochaenichthys georgianus chromosome 7, fPseGeo1.2, whole genome shotgun sequence DNA segment encodes these proteins:
- the rbp7a gene encoding retinoid-binding protein 7a → MHRSQEGKKVIKMPALCDTWDIMSNVNLEGYMTALGISPCLRKIALTVKVKKVIEQQGDQYTIKTTSKVKNYTIAFRVGQEFEEFTKGLDNRRVKSLVTWEGNKLVCEQIGEKKNRGWAHWIEEDKLHLELYCEGEVCKQIFKKNANE, encoded by the exons ATGCACAGGTctcaggagggaaagaaagtCATCAAAATGCCAGCCCTCTGTGATACATGGGACATCATGAGCAATGTCAATTTGGAGGGCTACATGACTGCACTGG GTATCAGCCCTTGCTTACGAAAGATTGCTCTGACGGTGAAGGTGAAGAAGGTGATCGAGCAGCAGGGGGACCAGTACACCATCAAAACTACCAGCAAGGTCAAAAACTACACCATTGCCTTCAGAGTGGGTCAGGAATTTGAGGAGTTCACCAAGGGATTGGACAACAGACGTGTCAAG TCACTGGTGACATGGGAGGGGAATAAACTGGTGTGTGAACAGATTGGAGAGAAGAAGAACCGGGGTTGGGCTCACTGGATTGAAGAGGACAAGCTACATCTG GAGCTGTACTGTGAAGGAGAAGTCTGCAAGCAAATTTTTAAGAAGAATGCGAACGAGTGA